The proteins below are encoded in one region of Bremerella sp. P1:
- a CDS encoding WD40 repeat domain-containing protein — MTADANNLKVIKEISRRDILFSVVALNETEVFVGSSDSKVHRLNTEDDKAEASELSGHTSYVTGLERVGDRLVSAAYDGKLKWWDLEKKTEIRSVDAHAKWIRRTALSHNGKQLATVSDDMVCRVWDAVNGKCVHELKGHQTVTPNHFPSMLYCCAFSQDDRFLATADRIGHVVVWDLRSGKEVEAIETPEMYTWDPKARIHSIGGVRSLAFSPDGKQLVIGGMGHVGNIDHLGGKARFEIFDWEKGELLHQVTDDSYKGLTERLVFHPSGKWFIAAGGDHSGFVKCVDATTGETITDSKAPSHVHDIRLENEQGKLFTVGHGKIMIWQL, encoded by the coding sequence ATGACAGCCGATGCGAACAATCTGAAAGTAATCAAAGAAATCTCACGGCGGGATATTTTGTTTAGCGTCGTCGCTCTCAACGAGACGGAAGTCTTTGTGGGTAGCTCGGATAGTAAGGTCCATCGACTCAACACCGAAGATGACAAAGCCGAAGCAAGCGAACTGTCCGGGCATACGAGTTATGTCACTGGGCTGGAACGAGTTGGTGATCGACTCGTCTCCGCAGCCTATGATGGCAAATTGAAATGGTGGGATCTGGAAAAGAAGACCGAGATCCGGAGTGTCGATGCGCATGCCAAGTGGATTCGCCGCACAGCATTGTCACACAATGGAAAACAATTGGCCACGGTCTCCGACGATATGGTCTGTCGCGTATGGGATGCTGTCAATGGTAAATGTGTGCACGAACTGAAGGGGCATCAAACGGTGACGCCCAACCATTTTCCATCCATGTTGTATTGCTGTGCCTTTAGTCAGGATGATCGCTTCTTGGCAACGGCTGACAGAATTGGTCATGTCGTTGTTTGGGATCTTCGGTCCGGCAAAGAAGTCGAGGCGATCGAAACGCCTGAAATGTACACTTGGGACCCCAAGGCTCGAATTCATTCGATTGGTGGCGTGCGAAGCTTGGCGTTTTCTCCCGATGGCAAGCAGCTGGTCATCGGCGGCATGGGGCACGTAGGCAATATCGATCACCTTGGTGGGAAAGCGCGGTTCGAGATCTTCGACTGGGAAAAGGGTGAGCTGCTACATCAAGTGACGGATGATTCTTACAAAGGTCTCACCGAACGCCTCGTGTTCCACCCTAGTGGAAAGTGGTTTATTGCCGCAGGTGGCGACCATTCCGGGTTCGTCAAATGCGTTGATGCAACCACGGGCGAGACGATCACAGATAGTAAAGCTCCTTCGCATGTGCATGATATCCGACTGGAAAACGAGCAGGGGAAACTCTTCACGGTCGGCCATGGCAAGATCATGATTTGGCAACTTTAA
- a CDS encoding family 16 glycoside hydrolase, translated as MKVATLLAVLLSTWMCLQAKAETYDTSENPSETTGDVSVQAVSTKGIIDFKRPANALQLVGESGSTLVPESHYECQWTFEDGVLTASPKWDSVVTPDAYQDFRMHVEFNINEAGDVDREKNGNSGVYIQQRYELQILNSYGVSEADYGKRDCGCLYGMKKPDKLVCKPAGQWQSFDIAFRAARFDGARKVENARITVYQNEELIHDDVILNHNTGAGMKEERSARPIKLQGHHNQVQFRNIWIQDLSLGEQGGADPLPRITASRKTLPLRGETFKLNGADAFVILPKSARNAKSEIPWVWYAPTLNGLPSQAEKWMFERFLESGIAIAGIDVGESFGSPNGRKQYSNFYNYLVTSRKFGRKPCLLARSRGGLMLYSWATENPHSVAGIAGIYPVCNIASYPGVDRASTAYELTPEQLEAKLSNHNPIDRLDSLAEAKVPIFHLHGDEDKVVPLKDNSALAAERYRQHGGEMELEVVKGQGHDMWNGWFQSEKLVAFVCNSLGRQSHPHPVPESELWLTFSGGEGPGKGKHIVLIAADQEYRSEQSMPMLAKILSQHHGFDCTVLFGVNAKRHVDPTMPVYPKKGEEDSFQEHNIPGLEHLKQADLVIFFTRLLTLPPEQTQHIVDYLDSGKPIIGLRTANHGFRKPLPYKIDGKQVHIGQVLGGTFLGHHGAWHRDSTRGDIVSEMKDHPILRGVKEIWGPSDVYRTYKEGDGLPAGCTALVYGQPLIGRERGGESNPEKEPLPVAWFKDWQTSTGKSARVFQSTMGSGKDFESAGLRRLVINGAYWCLGMEEGIDATRSVDYVGQYKPLASGFNYEELGVVPKIPAAYK; from the coding sequence ATGAAAGTTGCTACGCTACTGGCTGTGCTGTTGTCTACATGGATGTGCCTACAGGCGAAGGCCGAGACCTATGACACGAGCGAAAACCCAAGTGAAACCACGGGTGATGTTTCGGTGCAGGCTGTCTCAACGAAAGGGATTATCGACTTTAAGAGGCCCGCAAACGCTTTGCAATTGGTAGGCGAGTCGGGGTCAACGCTAGTCCCCGAGTCGCATTATGAATGCCAATGGACTTTTGAAGACGGCGTACTAACGGCATCGCCCAAGTGGGATAGCGTGGTGACACCGGACGCCTATCAAGACTTTCGCATGCATGTGGAATTCAACATTAACGAAGCCGGGGATGTCGATCGAGAGAAGAACGGAAACTCGGGAGTCTATATTCAGCAACGGTATGAGTTACAGATTCTTAATTCCTATGGGGTTTCTGAAGCTGACTACGGCAAACGCGATTGTGGCTGTCTTTATGGGATGAAGAAACCGGACAAACTTGTTTGTAAGCCGGCCGGCCAGTGGCAGAGCTTTGACATCGCTTTCCGCGCCGCGCGATTTGATGGTGCGCGTAAGGTCGAAAACGCCCGCATCACGGTCTATCAGAACGAAGAACTCATTCACGATGACGTTATTCTCAATCACAACACTGGCGCGGGAATGAAAGAAGAGCGGTCGGCTCGTCCCATCAAACTTCAAGGCCATCACAATCAGGTCCAGTTCCGCAACATCTGGATTCAAGACTTGTCTTTGGGCGAGCAGGGCGGGGCAGACCCGCTACCTCGAATTACGGCGAGTCGAAAGACTTTGCCGCTGAGAGGTGAGACCTTCAAGTTGAACGGGGCCGATGCCTTCGTTATTCTGCCGAAAAGCGCGCGCAATGCAAAGTCAGAGATCCCATGGGTGTGGTACGCACCAACCCTCAATGGACTTCCCAGCCAAGCCGAGAAGTGGATGTTCGAGCGATTTCTAGAGTCTGGTATTGCGATTGCGGGCATTGATGTTGGTGAATCGTTTGGAAGTCCCAATGGACGGAAGCAGTACAGCAACTTCTATAACTATCTGGTAACCTCCCGAAAGTTCGGCAGAAAGCCATGTTTGCTGGCCAGGAGTCGTGGTGGGCTGATGCTTTATAGCTGGGCAACAGAGAATCCACATTCTGTTGCCGGCATCGCCGGAATTTATCCAGTTTGCAATATTGCGAGCTACCCCGGGGTCGATCGTGCCAGCACCGCTTATGAACTGACGCCCGAACAACTCGAAGCCAAGTTAAGCAATCATAATCCGATTGATCGTCTCGATTCGCTTGCCGAAGCAAAGGTTCCCATTTTCCACCTTCACGGCGACGAAGATAAGGTCGTTCCGTTGAAGGATAACTCCGCCTTGGCTGCGGAGAGATATAGGCAACATGGTGGTGAAATGGAATTAGAAGTTGTTAAGGGCCAAGGTCACGATATGTGGAATGGCTGGTTTCAGTCGGAGAAACTGGTCGCATTTGTTTGTAATAGCCTTGGACGACAAAGCCACCCACATCCCGTTCCGGAAAGTGAATTGTGGCTCACCTTTTCAGGAGGCGAAGGCCCCGGCAAAGGCAAACACATAGTTCTGATCGCCGCTGATCAGGAATACCGCAGCGAGCAATCGATGCCAATGCTGGCAAAGATCTTGTCTCAGCATCATGGCTTTGACTGCACCGTATTGTTTGGTGTGAATGCCAAGCGCCATGTCGATCCCACTATGCCCGTGTATCCGAAAAAGGGAGAGGAGGACTCCTTCCAAGAGCACAACATTCCTGGCTTGGAACACCTTAAGCAGGCAGACCTGGTGATCTTCTTCACTCGATTGTTGACGTTGCCGCCAGAACAAACGCAGCACATTGTCGACTACCTTGATTCAGGCAAGCCTATCATTGGACTGCGTACAGCCAATCACGGTTTTAGAAAACCGCTACCCTACAAGATTGATGGGAAACAAGTCCATATTGGCCAGGTCCTCGGGGGAACGTTCTTGGGGCATCACGGGGCGTGGCATCGCGATTCAACACGGGGGGATATCGTTTCGGAAATGAAAGACCACCCGATTCTTCGGGGAGTCAAAGAGATCTGGGGGCCGTCCGACGTTTATCGAACCTATAAAGAAGGAGATGGTTTGCCGGCTGGTTGTACGGCACTCGTTTATGGCCAGCCACTGATCGGTCGTGAACGAGGAGGGGAATCCAACCCAGAGAAGGAGCCATTACCGGTGGCGTGGTTTAAAGATTGGCAGACAAGCACTGGCAAGTCCGCACGTGTATTTCAATCGACGATGGGTAGCGGCAAGGACTTCGAAAGTGCTGGTCTACGGCGGCTTGTGATCAATGGCGCCTACTGGTGCTTAGGTATGGAAGAAGGTATAGATGCCACTCGCAGTGTGGACTATGTTGGCCAGTATAAGCCGCTCGCCAGTGGTTTCAACTACGAAGAACTTGGAGTTGTTCCCAAAATACCAGCGGCGTACAAGTAG
- a CDS encoding Gfo/Idh/MocA family protein, whose amino-acid sequence MKSLNRRELLKYSAAASAAVTFASKSAKGEVAKNDKLNLAVIGCANRGAAIGSGAVGHELTQCVALCDVVPARAEGFKKKMKGKCDDALVFDDFREMFEKMGDKIDACTIGTPDHSHFPIAMLAMSLGIHVYVEKPLAHTFEECQLLMAAEKKYGVMCQMGNQGHSSGQRLQFQSWVDDGVIKNVRRVDACMNRGRRWHPWGDIQAFPEEQKMPEGMNWDVWAGTAPKHPYNSKYDPGNWRGWYDYGNGAFGDWGPHTLDTVHRFLELNLPHTIRAVKIEKPNEFIYPHGTTIAFDFPERGPDMPEMTINWYDGVKNRPPSEDGVSIPSCGKAIYSDDLTFVGGTHSASLKIVGEDKEVTANLPGPSVSETSTNHMDNFLRAAAGLDPYCNSSFAVSGPLTQVFMLGCIAQRLGEDLKFDAKTKRITNNARADELLKGHPPREGWEEFYKLA is encoded by the coding sequence ATGAAGAGTCTAAATCGCCGAGAGTTGCTGAAGTACTCGGCTGCTGCATCTGCGGCAGTAACATTTGCGTCGAAGTCTGCCAAAGGCGAAGTCGCGAAGAATGACAAGCTAAATCTTGCTGTCATCGGTTGTGCAAACCGTGGTGCTGCGATCGGCTCAGGGGCTGTTGGCCACGAATTAACGCAGTGTGTTGCTCTCTGCGACGTCGTTCCGGCACGCGCTGAAGGCTTCAAGAAGAAGATGAAGGGCAAGTGTGACGACGCTCTTGTCTTCGATGACTTCCGCGAAATGTTCGAGAAGATGGGGGACAAGATTGATGCTTGCACGATCGGCACTCCGGACCATTCACACTTCCCCATTGCAATGCTCGCAATGTCGCTGGGAATTCATGTGTACGTCGAAAAACCGCTTGCCCATACATTTGAGGAATGCCAGCTGTTGATGGCGGCTGAGAAGAAATACGGCGTAATGTGCCAGATGGGCAACCAAGGGCATTCGAGCGGGCAGCGACTGCAGTTTCAATCTTGGGTAGATGATGGCGTTATCAAGAACGTTCGACGCGTCGATGCCTGTATGAACCGCGGACGTCGCTGGCATCCCTGGGGAGATATCCAAGCGTTTCCCGAAGAGCAGAAAATGCCAGAGGGTATGAACTGGGACGTCTGGGCAGGTACAGCGCCGAAACATCCGTATAACAGTAAATACGATCCAGGCAACTGGCGCGGCTGGTACGACTACGGAAATGGCGCCTTCGGTGACTGGGGACCGCATACCCTCGACACGGTGCACCGCTTCTTAGAATTGAATTTGCCTCACACCATTCGGGCTGTGAAGATTGAGAAGCCGAATGAGTTTATCTACCCGCATGGCACCACGATTGCGTTCGACTTCCCCGAACGCGGTCCCGACATGCCGGAGATGACCATCAACTGGTACGACGGAGTTAAGAATCGCCCGCCCAGCGAAGACGGCGTAAGCATTCCGAGTTGCGGCAAGGCGATCTATAGCGACGATCTGACTTTTGTCGGTGGAACCCATTCGGCTTCCCTTAAGATTGTCGGCGAAGATAAGGAAGTCACGGCGAACCTACCAGGTCCGTCTGTCAGCGAAACATCGACCAACCACATGGACAATTTCCTGAGAGCTGCCGCAGGTTTGGATCCGTATTGCAACTCATCCTTCGCTGTTTCCGGCCCGCTCACGCAGGTCTTTATGCTTGGTTGTATCGCTCAGCGGTTGGGCGAGGATCTCAAGTTCGATGCAAAGACCAAACGGATCACAAATAACGCCCGCGCCGACGAACTGCTCAAAGGTCATCCGCCACGCGAAGGTTGGGAAGAGTTCTACAAACTCGCGTAG
- a CDS encoding DUF1553 domain-containing protein, translating into MTDRKLANLWFLLLNAVLCIITSWGLIPLQAQSIDFDKHIAPILVSHCLECHQGAEPEGGLNLTELAPIIQGGDSGTAIVVGTAADSYLWARVNSDEMPPKHPLSNQEKAALRQWIEEGANWGSGPLDLFSITTDRRAGRDWWSLRPLSEVAPPAIKSPWVRNEIDAFVLRRLQEEGLNPSSKADPRTLIRRLYFDLIGLPPTPGQVAAFEKDPSEAAYQKIVDELLQSEHYGERWGRHWLDVVRFGESDGFERNFQRENAWHYRDWVINALNNDMRYDQFVRMQLVGDQIVGGTEGAAATGFWVAGVHNTTVGGSKRMKQLARQDEIEEVLGTVGQTFVGLTFNCARCHDHKFDPISQTEYYQLASTISGLGFGDRDIPIPEEQATLAKLDRKIADLRRELAAIDQAARDKVIASRLQDSVTTTPPAALARWEFDSDLNDSIGGLHGTAHGQARIENGALVLDGKSFVQTQPLTKNLAEKTLEAWVQLDNLDQRGGGAISLETRNGVVFDAIVFGEREPKRWMAGSNSFVRSDSFGGAEETTATMRPVHIALVYKDDGTILGYRDGQPYGHSMRKSQLQSYSEGEAEVLFGLRHKPAGGNRYLTGRIHRAALYDRALSPQEIAASAGNAAEYVSEEHLTAALTKAERNHRETLKARISELAKDRDEQAAKATSRIYTLVAGRGEATNVLLRGDPDNIGEVVSPATTAAIDELSAGFDLAPDAPEVDRRRKLAEWITHENNPLFARVIVNRVWHYHFGTGIVDTPNDFGFNGGRPSHPELLDYLARDFRQNGFRLKWLHRLIVSSATYQQAIQGPSETDGRNAADVDAANRLLSRANIRRLEAESLRDSILYVSGKLNRELGGPSFKDVSVTLNSGTTYYEPIDVDGAEFFRRTVYRFNPRGGRSALLDTFDCPDPASTAPRRSMTTTPLQSLSLLNNPLVVRMADYFAQRVREEAGEDSSRQITLAWQLAIARDPTNSERALSEQLVSKHGLPALCRGLFNINEFVVIE; encoded by the coding sequence TGGTTTCTGTTGCTCAATGCCGTCCTATGCATCATCACAAGCTGGGGGCTCATTCCACTTCAGGCTCAATCGATCGATTTCGACAAGCACATCGCTCCGATTCTGGTTTCGCATTGCCTGGAATGCCATCAGGGTGCCGAACCGGAAGGTGGACTGAATCTTACCGAGCTTGCGCCGATCATTCAGGGTGGCGACAGCGGAACGGCTATCGTTGTTGGTACTGCGGCGGACAGTTACCTGTGGGCGCGAGTCAATTCCGACGAGATGCCTCCGAAGCACCCGCTAAGCAATCAGGAAAAGGCTGCGTTGAGACAGTGGATCGAAGAGGGAGCCAACTGGGGCAGCGGTCCGTTGGATCTCTTTTCCATCACAACGGACCGCCGGGCTGGTCGCGACTGGTGGTCGTTACGACCCTTAAGTGAGGTCGCTCCACCGGCAATAAAGTCACCCTGGGTCCGCAACGAAATTGACGCGTTCGTACTGCGGCGTTTGCAAGAGGAGGGATTGAACCCGTCATCGAAAGCAGATCCTCGTACGCTCATTCGGAGGCTGTACTTCGACCTGATCGGGTTACCACCAACCCCGGGACAGGTCGCTGCGTTCGAGAAAGATCCATCAGAAGCGGCTTACCAGAAAATTGTAGATGAGCTGTTGCAGTCGGAACACTACGGCGAACGGTGGGGACGCCACTGGCTGGATGTCGTCCGTTTCGGTGAAAGCGACGGCTTTGAGCGGAACTTTCAGCGAGAGAACGCATGGCACTATCGTGATTGGGTAATCAACGCTCTCAACAACGACATGCGGTACGACCAGTTCGTCCGCATGCAACTGGTCGGAGATCAAATTGTTGGTGGGACTGAAGGCGCGGCAGCAACCGGGTTCTGGGTTGCTGGCGTTCACAACACGACGGTAGGTGGCAGCAAACGAATGAAGCAATTAGCGAGACAGGACGAAATTGAAGAGGTGCTCGGTACGGTTGGGCAGACCTTCGTTGGATTAACTTTCAATTGCGCTCGATGCCATGACCACAAATTTGACCCAATCAGTCAGACGGAGTACTACCAATTGGCTTCGACGATATCAGGATTGGGATTCGGTGACCGTGACATCCCCATTCCTGAAGAACAAGCCACATTGGCGAAGCTTGATCGGAAGATTGCAGATCTGCGCCGAGAACTTGCGGCGATTGACCAAGCCGCTCGCGACAAAGTTATCGCATCGCGTCTACAAGACTCCGTCACGACGACGCCACCTGCGGCTTTGGCTCGCTGGGAATTCGATAGTGACCTGAACGATTCCATCGGAGGTCTGCACGGCACTGCGCACGGGCAAGCCCGCATTGAAAATGGGGCGTTGGTTCTCGATGGCAAGAGCTTTGTTCAAACCCAACCACTCACCAAGAACCTTGCCGAGAAGACGCTTGAAGCGTGGGTGCAATTGGATAATCTTGATCAGCGGGGCGGCGGGGCCATTTCGCTTGAGACGCGAAATGGTGTTGTCTTTGACGCAATCGTCTTTGGCGAACGCGAACCGAAGCGTTGGATGGCCGGAAGTAACAGCTTCGTTCGTTCGGACTCGTTTGGCGGGGCAGAAGAAACAACTGCCACGATGCGTCCAGTTCACATTGCGTTGGTCTACAAAGACGACGGAACGATCCTCGGTTATCGAGACGGCCAGCCCTATGGTCATTCCATGCGCAAGTCGCAGCTCCAATCGTATAGCGAAGGTGAAGCTGAGGTTCTATTTGGACTACGACACAAGCCCGCAGGCGGCAATCGCTACCTGACAGGCAGGATTCATCGGGCTGCCCTATATGACCGAGCCCTTTCCCCACAAGAGATCGCTGCGTCGGCTGGCAATGCCGCTGAGTATGTTTCTGAAGAGCACCTCACCGCAGCTTTAACCAAAGCAGAACGCAATCACCGCGAAACCTTGAAGGCACGTATTAGTGAATTGGCAAAGGACCGAGACGAGCAAGCTGCCAAAGCAACTTCTAGGATTTATACGCTTGTCGCTGGCAGAGGAGAAGCCACGAACGTCCTGCTGCGAGGCGATCCCGATAACATCGGGGAAGTCGTTTCCCCCGCAACCACTGCAGCCATTGACGAGCTTTCTGCGGGATTCGACTTGGCTCCGGATGCACCCGAGGTCGATCGTCGCCGCAAACTGGCGGAGTGGATCACCCACGAAAACAATCCGCTCTTCGCACGGGTGATCGTCAATCGCGTCTGGCACTATCACTTTGGTACAGGCATCGTCGATACGCCCAACGATTTCGGTTTCAACGGCGGGCGACCAAGTCATCCAGAGCTTCTTGACTATCTCGCGCGGGACTTTCGCCAGAATGGCTTTCGGCTGAAATGGCTGCATCGGCTGATTGTCTCTTCAGCTACGTACCAACAGGCGATTCAAGGACCTTCCGAAACCGACGGGCGAAATGCGGCTGATGTAGATGCCGCAAACCGCTTGCTGTCGCGAGCCAACATACGACGACTAGAAGCCGAGTCCTTACGCGATTCAATCCTATACGTGTCGGGCAAATTGAACCGAGAACTGGGAGGTCCCAGCTTCAAAGACGTGTCGGTCACACTCAATAGCGGCACGACCTACTACGAGCCGATTGACGTTGACGGAGCGGAGTTCTTCCGACGGACCGTGTATCGCTTTAATCCACGCGGCGGTCGGAGCGCCTTACTTGACACGTTCGACTGTCCTGACCCTGCGTCCACGGCGCCGCGTCGCTCGATGACCACAACACCACTGCAATCACTGAGCTTGCTGAACAACCCTTTGGTTGTACGAATGGCGGACTACTTCGCACAACGAGTTCGCGAAGAAGCAGGCGAAGATTCTTCGCGACAAATCACGCTTGCTTGGCAATTAGCGATTGCACGTGATCCGACTAACTCAGAACGAGCCCTCTCAGAGCAATTGGTCAGCAAACACGGGTTACCGGCGCTTTGTCGTGGGTTGTTCAACATCAACGAATTTGTCGTCATTGAATAG
- a CDS encoding DUF1501 domain-containing protein: MSKRRNWFCGSDEHRISRRGFLSTAAATAGSMSALNLLREPTLAAELKKQDKRVILLWLAGGASQLETWDPKPGRPTGGPFAAIPTSVPGIHISELMPKMAQRMEDTAIIRSLNTKDGSHGGGARMMHLGRRDEATVKFPDLGAVLARELGSVDSKVPDNVSFYTATEGRGNAVGQAGFLGARYLPMSLTTNSKPDDLARLESISELDHKQRHDLRELLSNRFIEYRHSDSLRSHNEAYSRVRGLMASDKLFDISEEPQSIRDRYGPSLFAEQCLIARRLAEAGTPFVKVSRAWWDSHGQNFETHLELVSELDHVMSTLLDDLKQRGLLKKTMVITLAEFGRTPKINGSLGRDHFASAWSCSLSGCGINGGMVYGATDEDGQTVKDGEIDAGDLFATIYEALGIDPHTEYYVGSRPIPLVHEEASAVTEVLA, translated from the coding sequence ATGTCGAAACGACGCAATTGGTTTTGCGGATCTGATGAACATCGAATTAGCCGGCGCGGATTCCTAAGCACGGCCGCAGCAACCGCCGGTTCGATGTCTGCCTTGAATCTACTGCGCGAGCCAACCTTAGCTGCCGAACTGAAGAAACAAGATAAACGCGTCATCTTGCTCTGGCTGGCCGGAGGTGCGAGCCAACTGGAGACATGGGATCCGAAACCGGGACGTCCGACCGGGGGGCCTTTTGCTGCGATCCCGACTTCCGTGCCCGGAATTCACATTTCCGAATTGATGCCCAAGATGGCTCAGCGTATGGAGGATACGGCAATCATCCGCTCTCTAAACACAAAAGACGGATCACATGGTGGCGGGGCACGCATGATGCACCTTGGAAGACGCGACGAAGCGACGGTCAAATTTCCTGATTTGGGCGCCGTATTGGCCCGCGAACTGGGAAGCGTCGATAGCAAAGTGCCGGACAATGTTTCCTTCTATACCGCGACCGAAGGCCGAGGGAACGCCGTGGGACAAGCAGGCTTCCTGGGCGCTCGCTACCTGCCGATGTCGCTGACGACAAACTCAAAGCCTGACGATCTGGCGCGTCTGGAATCGATCTCGGAGCTGGATCACAAACAAAGGCACGACTTGCGAGAGCTATTGAGTAACAGGTTCATCGAGTATCGACATTCCGACAGCTTACGAAGCCACAACGAGGCGTATTCCCGCGTACGTGGATTGATGGCCAGCGACAAACTTTTTGACATCTCGGAAGAACCACAATCGATTCGCGATCGTTACGGTCCATCACTTTTTGCCGAACAATGCTTGATCGCGCGGCGATTGGCCGAAGCCGGCACGCCGTTTGTAAAAGTCTCTCGTGCATGGTGGGATAGCCATGGACAGAACTTTGAAACTCATCTGGAACTCGTATCCGAGCTAGACCACGTCATGTCCACGCTGTTGGACGACTTAAAGCAACGGGGCTTGCTTAAGAAAACGATGGTCATCACATTGGCCGAGTTCGGCAGAACGCCCAAGATTAATGGCAGCTTAGGACGCGATCACTTTGCGAGTGCTTGGAGCTGCTCGCTATCTGGCTGCGGGATCAACGGTGGTATGGTCTACGGTGCTACTGACGAGGATGGTCAGACCGTAAAAGATGGCGAGATCGACGCCGGTGATTTGTTTGCCACGATTTACGAAGCTCTGGGCATCGACCCGCATACGGAGTACTACGTTGGTTCTCGGCCCATTCCACTGGTGCATGAAGAAGCGTCTGCGGTGACAGAAGTGCTCGCGTAA
- a CDS encoding DUF1501 domain-containing protein yields MNYTLSLDRRDFFHWGINGLGATALAALLSRETASAEGTSVALVPKAKRAIHICLIGGLSHVDSFDHKPELRKMHGKSLHTDEKPDIFFGKIGLLRGEDWKFKPRGNSGLMISDMFPHIAELADDLTVLRSMESKSANHTPALFLANNGFEFNGFPSMGSWISYGMGLENESLPAYVVLNDERGAPNTGASTWSSAFLPSSHQGVVLRGGQQPVRDLFPPQTLTKGADAATRHFIQTINQQHVERTGLDDALTARLRSYELAAKMQTSIPAVSSFADESESTQKAYGIHHTQTADMGRRCLLGRRLLEQGVRFVQLFSGGPVAGSPRASWDAHENVKENHTIEAGRIDQPVAALLKDLKQRGMLQDTLVLFTTEFGRTPFAQSAADQVGPGRDHNRYGFSCWMAGAGLKPGIAIGNTDDIGWKAVERPIPWHDFHATILHLFGIDHEKLTFYHNGIQRRLTNVHGEIVTEALA; encoded by the coding sequence ATGAATTACACGCTTTCACTCGATCGTCGCGACTTCTTTCATTGGGGTATTAACGGCTTGGGCGCAACGGCGCTTGCCGCGTTATTGTCCCGTGAAACGGCTTCGGCTGAAGGTACTTCAGTGGCACTTGTACCCAAAGCCAAACGCGCAATTCACATCTGCTTGATCGGGGGCTTAAGTCACGTCGATTCGTTTGACCATAAGCCGGAACTCAGGAAGATGCACGGCAAGTCCCTTCACACGGACGAAAAGCCTGACATCTTTTTTGGAAAGATCGGGTTACTGCGTGGTGAGGATTGGAAATTCAAACCGCGTGGGAACAGTGGCCTTATGATCTCTGACATGTTCCCGCACATCGCCGAACTGGCTGATGATTTGACAGTGCTGCGGAGCATGGAATCGAAGTCGGCGAACCATACGCCTGCGTTGTTTCTGGCGAATAACGGATTTGAGTTCAACGGCTTTCCTTCGATGGGCAGTTGGATCTCCTACGGAATGGGGCTCGAAAACGAGTCGCTGCCTGCCTATGTCGTGCTCAACGACGAGCGTGGAGCCCCGAACACCGGTGCTTCAACCTGGAGCAGCGCATTCCTGCCGTCAAGTCACCAGGGAGTTGTGCTGCGGGGCGGCCAGCAACCGGTGCGAGATCTGTTCCCTCCCCAGACTCTGACGAAAGGTGCCGACGCGGCCACCCGACACTTTATTCAGACGATCAACCAGCAGCATGTAGAACGTACTGGTCTGGACGACGCACTAACCGCTCGTCTCAGGAGTTACGAATTGGCCGCGAAGATGCAGACCTCGATTCCCGCGGTCAGCAGCTTTGCAGATGAATCCGAATCAACTCAAAAAGCCTATGGTATCCATCACACGCAAACGGCTGACATGGGCCGCCGCTGCCTGCTCGGTCGTCGACTACTAGAACAAGGAGTCCGCTTCGTGCAGTTGTTTTCTGGCGGTCCCGTTGCCGGCAGTCCGCGAGCAAGCTGGGACGCCCACGAGAACGTCAAAGAAAATCACACAATTGAAGCCGGTCGAATCGACCAGCCGGTGGCGGCTCTGCTCAAGGATCTCAAGCAACGGGGCATGCTTCAGGACACACTCGTCCTGTTCACAACCGAATTTGGTCGTACTCCATTTGCCCAGTCTGCCGCCGATCAGGTCGGACCGGGCCGTGACCACAATCGCTATGGATTCAGTTGTTGGATGGCCGGAGCCGGCTTGAAACCCGGTATAGCTATTGGCAACACCGACGACATCGGTTGGAAAGCCGTAGAACGGCCAATTCCATGGCACGACTTTCACGCCACGATCTTGCATTTGTTTGGCATCGATCACGAGAAGCTCACCTTCTACCACAACGGAATCCAACGCCGTTTGACCAACGTCCATGGAGAAATAGTGACCGAGGCACTTGCTTAA